In Myxococcota bacterium, a single window of DNA contains:
- a CDS encoding cytochrome c3 family protein, with the protein MAVVCAVVFTAGATSIYQYTPEEASGPEQPISFNHQIHAGAITDGNLGIPCLYCHGPAERGWNAAVPAVSVCMGCHQYVKQGRTPGSEAEIAKIHEYYDKHESIPWVRVHKLPDYVQFKHMRHVQAGIQCQECHGQVQDLKRVYLVPQTRMTKRSFFLPTQKLEMGWCMECHLQRGATDDCVACHY; encoded by the coding sequence GTGGCCGTCGTCTGCGCCGTCGTGTTCACCGCCGGAGCGACGTCGATCTACCAGTACACGCCGGAGGAGGCCTCCGGGCCCGAGCAGCCGATCTCGTTCAATCACCAGATCCACGCCGGCGCGATCACCGACGGGAACCTGGGCATCCCGTGCCTGTACTGTCACGGCCCGGCCGAGCGCGGCTGGAACGCAGCCGTGCCCGCCGTCTCGGTGTGCATGGGCTGTCACCAGTACGTGAAGCAGGGGCGCACACCGGGCTCCGAGGCCGAGATCGCCAAGATCCACGAGTACTACGACAAGCACGAGTCGATCCCGTGGGTCCGCGTCCACAAGCTGCCCGACTACGTGCAGTTCAAGCACATGCGTCACGTGCAGGCCGGCATCCAGTGCCAGGAATGCCACGGGCAGGTGCAGGACCTGAAGCGCGTGTATCTCGTGCCGCAGACGCGCATGACCAAGCGCAGCTTCTTCCTGCCCACGCAAAAGCTCGAGATGGGCTGGTGCATGG